A genomic window from Pagrus major chromosome 23, Pma_NU_1.0 includes:
- the scn4ab gene encoding sodium channel protein type 4 subunit alpha B isoform X2: MAPPLPPVGTEVFRRFTPASLEEIEQRHEAEEKEQQRRKERNIEIAEENLPKPASDLEAGKPLPFIYGDPPPELLNTPLEELDPFYQSHKTFIVLSKGNVIYRFNAEPACYLLTPFNPLRTVAIKILIHSLFSLFIMVTILTNCAVMTMSDPPSWSKTVEYVFTFIYTFEATIKVLSRGFCVGEFTFLKDPWNWLDFMVISMAYLTEFVDLGNLSVLRTFRVLRALKTITVIPGLKTIVGALIQSVKKLADVMILTVFCLSVFALIGLQLFMGNLRQKCVLIPPMLLSNQTSDTGYHGNYTYANNTYTNNTYGNNTDGNNTGSSDFDYYEHINNPENYYYLPDQLDALLCGNSSDAGVCPEGYVCLKAGRNPNYGYTSYDSFGWAFLALFRLMTQDFWENLFQLTLRAAGKTYMIFFVVVIFLGSFYLINLILAVVAMAYAEQNEATIAEAKQKEEEYAQILETLKKREEEQAACRAALLEKQDPELQSQEQEHTTMEDFEDEQRPCPPCWYAFANIFLKWDCCGCWRWLKQCLYTIVMDPIIDLGITICIVLNTVFMAMEHYPMTEEFEELLSVGNLVFTGIFTAEMVLKLLAMDPYFYFQVGWNIFDSIIVTMSLVELGLANVQGLSVLRSFRLMRVFKLAKSWPTLNMLIKIIGNSVGALGNLTLVLAIIVFIFAVVGMQLFGKNYKDCVCRIALDCELPRWHMYDFFHAFLIIFRILCGEWIETMWDCMEVSGQTMCLIIFMMVLVIGNLVVLNLFLALLLSSFSGDNLAAPEEEGENNLQIAINRINKAVAWIKTWILGHIWTLVGKKNQVNPEQTVVDGEENDGTMKEVLPLSSVTSVTSDQSVSESLSCNHDNLMTSNYHNIASLRVPIAEAESDFETPDNDDDDDDDDDEKDEEEEEEEKHSQGDESSICSTVQKLPEVQEDEEHEDRDANTPEDCWSDKCYQRCPFLDIDTSQGRGKVWSNFRRTCFSIVEHNYFETFIIFMILLSSGALAFEDIYLEQRRAIKTILEYADQVFTYVFVVEMALKWVAYGFKTYFSNAWCWLDFLIVDVSLVSLTANILGYSELGAIKSLRTLRALRPLRALSRFEGMRVVVNALVGAIPSIFNVLLVCLIFWLIFSIMGVNLFAGKFYYCFNETSEEAFDAADVNNKTECLALIESDFTEVRWKNIKVNYDNVGMGYLSLLQVATFKGWMDIMYAAVDSRDVESQPMYEANLYMYLYFVCFIIFGSFFTLNLFIGVIIDNFNQQKAKMGGTDIFMTEEQKKYYNAMKKLGSKKPQKPVPRPENKFQGLVFDLVTQQFFDIFIMVLICLNMVTMMVETDEQSAEKEMILYWVNLTFIVVFTTECSLKVIALRQHYFAVGWNIFDFVVVILSIVGLLLADIIEKYFVSPTLFRVIRLARIGRVLRLIRGAKGIRTLLFALMMSLPALFNIGLLLFLIMFIFSIFGMSNFAYVKKEGMIDDMFNFETFGNSMICLFMITTSAGWDGLLSPIMNTPPDCEPNVENPGTMVRGNCGSPGIGIVFFTTYIIMSFLVVVNMYIAIILENFNVATEESADPLCEDDFEMFYETWEKFDPDASQFIQYSKLSDFCNTLKDPLRISKPNTIKLIHMDLPLVPGDKIHCLDILLALTAQVLGDSGEMDALKASMEEKFMANNPSKVSYEPISSTLRRKQEEVAATVIQKAYRKHLLQRTVKLASYKYREKTDGRRDNAPPPETEGLLCKRISQLYGHDGDTDQPVSGVSGEDGPARVELQTEFLLHAAPPFNACDFLRDENLRESSV; this comes from the exons ATGGCGCCTCCGCTGCCCCCTGTTGGTACAGAGGTGTTCAGACGCTTCACGCCGGCCTCGCTGGAGGAGATCGAACAACGTCACGAAGCcgaggagaaggagcagcagaggaggaaggagaggaacaTTGAG ATAGCGGAGGAGAATCTTCCTAAACCAGCCAGTGACCTGGAGGCTGGCAAGCCCCTCCCATTCATCTATGGAGACCCGCCCCCTGAGCTTCTCAACACCCCATTGGAGGAGCTGGATCCCTTCTACCAATCACACAag accTTCATCGTGCTCAGTAAAGGAAACGTCATCTACAGGTTTAATGCTGAGCCGGCTTGTTACCTGCTGACGCCGTTCAACCCACTGAGGACCGTCGCCATAAAGATCCTCATTCACT ctttattcagtttgttcatcATGGTAACGATTCTGACCAACTGTGCCGTCATGACGATGAGTGATCCTCCATCGTGGAGCAAGACTGTGGA ATACGTGTTTACGTTCATCTACACGTTTGAGGCGACCATCAAGGTTCTGTCCAGAGGATTCTGTGTTGGAGAGTTCACCTTCCTCAAAGACCCCTGGAACTGGCTCGACTTCATGGTCATCAGCATGGC ATACCTGACAGAGTTTGTAGATTTGGGGAATCTTTCTGTGTTGAGGACGTTCAGAGTTCTTCGAGCTCTTAAGACCATCACAGTCATCcctg GTCTGAAGACGATTGTCGGAGCTCTCATCCAATCAgtaaagaagctggctgatgtcaTGATCCTGACAGTGTTTTGCCTCAGTGTCTTcgctctgattggtctgcagcTCTTCATGGGTAACCTGCGTCAAAAATGTGTCCTGATACCGCCAATGTTGCTTAGCAACCAGACATCCGATACTGGTTACCATGGAAACTACACCTATGCCAACAACACCTACACCAACAACACCTATGGCAACAACACCGATGGCAACAATACAGGAAGCAGTGACTTTGATTACTACGAGCACATCAACAACCCAG AGAACTACTACTACCTGCCTGATCAGCTCGATGCTCTGCTGTGTGGGAACAGCTCTGATGCTGG GGTCTGTCCAGAAGGTTACGTCTGTCTGAAGGCCGGAAGAAACCCAAACTATGGCTACACCAGCTACGACTCATTTGGTTGGGCGTTCCTGGCTCTCTTCAGACTGATGACTCAGGACTTCTGGGAAAACCTCTTCCAGCTG aCGCTGCGAGCAGCAGGTAAAACCTACATGATCTTCTTCGTGGTCGTCATCTTCCTCGGCTCGTTCTACCTCATTAACCTCATCCTGGCTGTGGTTGCCATGGCGTACGCTGAGCAGAACGAGGCTACCATCGCTGAGGCCaaacagaaggaggaggagtacGCTCAGATCCTGGAGACgctgaagaagagagaggaggag CAGGCAGCCTGCAGGGCGGCGCTCTTAGAGAAACAAGATCCAGAACTACAGAGCCAAGAGCAAGAACACACCACCATggaag attttGAGGATGAGCAGAGGCCGTGTCCTCCATGTTGGTACGCCTTTGCCAACATCTTCCTGAAGTGGGACTGTTGTGGCTGTTGGCGATGGCTCAAACAGTGTCTCTACACCATCGTCATGGATCCAATCATCGACCTCGGCATCACCATCTGCATTGTCCTCAACACCGTCTTCATGGCCATGGAGCATTATCCAATGACAGAGGAGTTCGAGGAACTTCTGAGTGTTGGAAATCTG GTCTTCACAGGGATATTCACAGCTGAGATGGTCCTCAAACTTCTGGCCATGGATCCATACTTCTACTTCCAG gtgGGCTGGAACATCTTTGATAGCATCATCGTCACCATGAGTCTAGTGGAGCTGGGACTGGCTAACGTTCAGGGCCTGTCTGTGCTGCGCTCCTTCCGATTG ATGCGAGTGTTTAAGCTGGCCAAGTCATGGCCGACCCTCAACATGTTGATAAAGATTATCGGGAACTCTGTGGGCGCTCTGGGGAACCTGACTCTGGTCCTCGCCATCATTGTCTTCATCTTTGCCGTTGTCGGCATGCAGCTGTTTGGAAAGAACTACAAAGACTGCGTCTGTCGCATCGCGCTCGACTGCGAGCTTCCACGCTGGCACATGTATGACTTCTTCCACGccttcctcatcatcttcagGATCCTGTGCGGAGAGTGGATCGAGACCATGTGGGACTGCATGGAGGTCTCAGGACAGACCATGTGTCTGATCATCTTCATGATGGTTCTCGTCATTGGAAACCTGGTG GTCCTGAATCTGTTCCTGGCCTTGTTGCTGAGCTCGTTCAGTGGTGACAATCTTGCAGctccagaagaagaaggagaaaacaaCTTGCAGATCGCCATAAACCGGATCAACAAGGCTGTGGCCTGGATTAAGACCTGGATCCTGGGCCATATCTGGACTTTAGTTGGAAAGAAGAACCAAGTTAACCCAGAACAGACCG TGGTTGACGGAGAGGAAAACGACGGGACGATGAAGGAGGTTTTGCCTTTGTCTTCTGTGACCTCTGTGACCTCAGACCAGTCGGTGTCTGAGTCCCTCAGCTGTAACCATGACAACCTGATGACCAGCAACTACCACAACATCGCCTCCCTGAGGGTCCCCATCGCAGAGGCCGAGTCAGACTTTGAGACACctgacaatgatgatgatgatgatgatgatgatgacgaaaaggatgaagaagaagaggaggaagagaaacacTCTCAA GGTGACGAGTCGTCAATCTGCAGCACCGTGCAGAAACTTCCTGAAGTTCAGGAGGACGAAGAACACGAAGACCGTGATGCAAACACACCTGAAGACTGCTGGAGTGaca AGTGTTACCAGCGCTGTCCGTTCCTGGACATAGACACGTCCCAGGGCCGAGGGAAGGTCTGGTCTAACTTCAGGAGAACCTGTTTCTCCATTGTAGAACACAACTACTTTGAGACcttcatcattttcatgatCCTGCTAAGCAGTGGAGCTCTG GCATTTGAGGACATCTACCTGGAGCAGCGTCGGGCCATAAAGACGATTCTGGAGTATGCAGACCAGGTGTTCACCTACGTGTTTGTGGTGGAGATGGCGCTCAAGTGGGTCGCCTACGGATTCAAGACGTACTTCAGCAATGCCTGGTGCTGGCTCGACTTCCTCATCGTAGAC GTGTCTCTGGTGTCTCTGACAGCAAACATCCTGGGATACTCTGAATTGGGAGCCATCAAGTCTCTGAGGACTCTGAGAGCTCTGAGGCCCCTGAGGGCCCTGTCTCGCTTCGAGGGCATGAGG gTGGTGGTAAATGCCCTGGTCGGAGCGATCCCCTCCATCTTTAATGTGCTGCTCGTGTGTCTGATCTTCTGGCTGATCTTCAGCATCATGGGCGTGAATCTGTTCGCAGGAAAGTTTTATTACTGTTTTAACGAGACGTCTGAGGAGGCGTTTGATGCTGCAGATGTCAACAACAAGACTGAATGTTTGGCTCTGATCGAGTCAGACTTCACCGAGGTCCGCTGGAAGAACATTAAGGTCAACTATGACAACGTGGGGATGGGCTACTTGTCACTGCTGCAAGTG GCCACATTTAAAGGCTGGATGGACATCATGTATGCAGCAGTGGACTCCAGAGAT gtggagtCCCAGCCGATGTATGAAGCCAATCTGTACATGTACCTTTATTTTGTCTGCTTCATCATCTTCGGCTCCTTCTTCACCCTCAACCTCTTCATCGGAGTCATCATCGACAACTTCAACCAGCAGAAAGCAAAG ATGGGAGGAACAGACATTTTCATGACGGAGGAGCAGAAGAAATATTACAATGCCATGAAGAAACTGGGCTCCAAGAAACCTCAGAAACCTGTTCCACGACCTGAG AACAAGTTCCAGGGTCTGGTCTTTGACCTGGTCACACAGCAGTTCTTCGATATCTTCATCATGGTGCTGATCTGCCTCAACATGGTGACCATGATGGTGGAGACAGACGAGCAGagtgcagagaaagaaatgatCCTGTACTGGGTCAACCTCACCTTCATCGTCGTCTTCACCACAGAGTGCTCTCTGAAGGTCATCGCACTGCGGCAGCATTATTTCGCCGTCGGCTGGAACATCTTTGACTTCGTGGTCGTCATTCTGTCCATCGTAG GCCTCCTCCTTGCTGACATCATAGAGAAGTATTTTGTCTCGCCCACACTCTTCCGTGTGATCCGATTGGCTCGTATCGGCCGAGTACTCCGCCTTATTCGTGGAGCCAAAGGGATCCGGACGCTGCTATTtgccctgatgatgtcacttcctgcccTCTTCAACATCggcctgctcctcttcctcatcatgTTCATCTTCTCCATCTTTGGCATGTCGAATTTTGCCTACGTGAAGAAGGAGGGCATGATCGATGACATGTTTAACTTCGAGACGTTTGGGAACAGCATGATCTGTCTGTTTATGATCACCACGTCGGCCGGCTGGGACGGTCTGCTGAGTCCCATCATGAACACGCCGCCAGACTGCGAACCCAATGTGGAGAACCCGGGGACAATGGTCAGAGGGAACTGTGGCAGCCCGGGGATCGGCATTGTCTTCTTCACCACCTACATCATCATGTCCTTCCTGGTGGTGGTCAACATGTACATCGCCATCATCCTGGAGAACTTCAACGTGGCCACGGAGGAGAGCGCCGACCCGCTGTGTGAGGACGACTTTGAGATGTTTTATGAAACCTGGGAGAAGTTCGACCCCGACGCATCACAATTTATACAGTACAG TAAACTGTCAGATTTCTGCAACACTCTGAAGGATCCTCTGAGGATCTCCAAACCAAACACCATCAAACTGATCCACATGGATCTGCCTCTGGTCCCTGGAGACAAGATCCACTGTCTGGACATCCTGCTGGCCCTCACTGCACAG GTGTTGGGTGATTCAGGTGAGATGGATGCTCTCAAAGCCAGCATGGAGGAGAAGTTCATGGCCAACAACCCATCGAAG GTGTCGTATGAACCAATCAGCAgcaccctgcggaggaaacaAGAAGAGGTGGCGGCGACAGTGATCCAGAAAGCGTACAGGAAGCACCTCCTGCAGCGGACGGTCAAACTGGCGTCTTACAAATACCGAGAGAAGACGGACGGACGGCGAGACAATGCGCCCCCGCCGGAGACAGAAGGACTGCTCTGTAAACGGATTAGTCAGCTGTATGGACACGATGGGGACACAGACCAACCTGTCTCAGGTGTCTCAGGTGAGGACGGCCCTGCCCGGGTGGAGCTGCAGACTGAGTTTCTCCTCCACGCTGCTCCACCCTTCAACGCCTGCGACTTCCTGCGAGATGAGAACCTGAGGGAGTCTAGCGTGTGA
- the scn4ab gene encoding sodium channel protein type 4 subunit alpha B isoform X1 produces MAPPLPPVGTEVFRRFTPASLEEIEQRHEAEEKEQQRRKERNIEIAEENLPKPASDLEAGKPLPFIYGDPPPELLNTPLEELDPFYQSHKTFIVLSKGNVIYRFNAEPACYLLTPFNPLRTVAIKILIHSLFSLFIMVTILTNCAVMTMSDPPSWSKTVEYVFTFIYTFEATIKVLSRGFCVGEFTFLKDPWNWLDFMVISMAYLTEFVDLGNLSVLRTFRVLRALKTITVIPGLKTIVGALIQSVKKLADVMILTVFCLSVFALIGLQLFMGNLRQKCVLIPPMLLSNQTSDTGYHGNYTYANNTYTNNTYGNNTDGNNTGSSDFDYYEHINNPENYYYLPDQLDALLCGNSSDAGVCPEGYVCLKAGRNPNYGYTSYDSFGWAFLALFRLMTQDFWENLFQLTLRAAGKTYMIFFVVVIFLGSFYLINLILAVVAMAYAEQNEATIAEAKQKEEEYAQILETLKKREEEQAACRAALLEKQDPELQSQEQEHTTMEDFEDEQRPCPPCWYAFANIFLKWDCCGCWRWLKQCLYTIVMDPIIDLGITICIVLNTVFMAMEHYPMTEEFEELLSVGNLVFTGIFTAEMVLKLLAMDPYFYFQVGWNIFDSIIVTMSLVELGLANVQGLSVLRSFRLMRVFKLAKSWPTLNMLIKIIGNSVGALGNLTLVLAIIVFIFAVVGMQLFGKNYKDCVCRIALDCELPRWHMYDFFHAFLIIFRILCGEWIETMWDCMEVSGQTMCLIIFMMVLVIGNLVVLNLFLVLFQVLNLFLALLLSSFSGDNLAAPEEEGENNLQIAINRINKAVAWIKTWILGHIWTLVGKKNQVNPEQTVVDGEENDGTMKEVLPLSSVTSVTSDQSVSESLSCNHDNLMTSNYHNIASLRVPIAEAESDFETPDNDDDDDDDDDEKDEEEEEEEKHSQGDESSICSTVQKLPEVQEDEEHEDRDANTPEDCWSDKCYQRCPFLDIDTSQGRGKVWSNFRRTCFSIVEHNYFETFIIFMILLSSGALAFEDIYLEQRRAIKTILEYADQVFTYVFVVEMALKWVAYGFKTYFSNAWCWLDFLIVDVSLVSLTANILGYSELGAIKSLRTLRALRPLRALSRFEGMRVVVNALVGAIPSIFNVLLVCLIFWLIFSIMGVNLFAGKFYYCFNETSEEAFDAADVNNKTECLALIESDFTEVRWKNIKVNYDNVGMGYLSLLQVATFKGWMDIMYAAVDSRDVESQPMYEANLYMYLYFVCFIIFGSFFTLNLFIGVIIDNFNQQKAKMGGTDIFMTEEQKKYYNAMKKLGSKKPQKPVPRPENKFQGLVFDLVTQQFFDIFIMVLICLNMVTMMVETDEQSAEKEMILYWVNLTFIVVFTTECSLKVIALRQHYFAVGWNIFDFVVVILSIVGLLLADIIEKYFVSPTLFRVIRLARIGRVLRLIRGAKGIRTLLFALMMSLPALFNIGLLLFLIMFIFSIFGMSNFAYVKKEGMIDDMFNFETFGNSMICLFMITTSAGWDGLLSPIMNTPPDCEPNVENPGTMVRGNCGSPGIGIVFFTTYIIMSFLVVVNMYIAIILENFNVATEESADPLCEDDFEMFYETWEKFDPDASQFIQYSKLSDFCNTLKDPLRISKPNTIKLIHMDLPLVPGDKIHCLDILLALTAQVLGDSGEMDALKASMEEKFMANNPSKVSYEPISSTLRRKQEEVAATVIQKAYRKHLLQRTVKLASYKYREKTDGRRDNAPPPETEGLLCKRISQLYGHDGDTDQPVSGVSGEDGPARVELQTEFLLHAAPPFNACDFLRDENLRESSV; encoded by the exons ATGGCGCCTCCGCTGCCCCCTGTTGGTACAGAGGTGTTCAGACGCTTCACGCCGGCCTCGCTGGAGGAGATCGAACAACGTCACGAAGCcgaggagaaggagcagcagaggaggaaggagaggaacaTTGAG ATAGCGGAGGAGAATCTTCCTAAACCAGCCAGTGACCTGGAGGCTGGCAAGCCCCTCCCATTCATCTATGGAGACCCGCCCCCTGAGCTTCTCAACACCCCATTGGAGGAGCTGGATCCCTTCTACCAATCACACAag accTTCATCGTGCTCAGTAAAGGAAACGTCATCTACAGGTTTAATGCTGAGCCGGCTTGTTACCTGCTGACGCCGTTCAACCCACTGAGGACCGTCGCCATAAAGATCCTCATTCACT ctttattcagtttgttcatcATGGTAACGATTCTGACCAACTGTGCCGTCATGACGATGAGTGATCCTCCATCGTGGAGCAAGACTGTGGA ATACGTGTTTACGTTCATCTACACGTTTGAGGCGACCATCAAGGTTCTGTCCAGAGGATTCTGTGTTGGAGAGTTCACCTTCCTCAAAGACCCCTGGAACTGGCTCGACTTCATGGTCATCAGCATGGC ATACCTGACAGAGTTTGTAGATTTGGGGAATCTTTCTGTGTTGAGGACGTTCAGAGTTCTTCGAGCTCTTAAGACCATCACAGTCATCcctg GTCTGAAGACGATTGTCGGAGCTCTCATCCAATCAgtaaagaagctggctgatgtcaTGATCCTGACAGTGTTTTGCCTCAGTGTCTTcgctctgattggtctgcagcTCTTCATGGGTAACCTGCGTCAAAAATGTGTCCTGATACCGCCAATGTTGCTTAGCAACCAGACATCCGATACTGGTTACCATGGAAACTACACCTATGCCAACAACACCTACACCAACAACACCTATGGCAACAACACCGATGGCAACAATACAGGAAGCAGTGACTTTGATTACTACGAGCACATCAACAACCCAG AGAACTACTACTACCTGCCTGATCAGCTCGATGCTCTGCTGTGTGGGAACAGCTCTGATGCTGG GGTCTGTCCAGAAGGTTACGTCTGTCTGAAGGCCGGAAGAAACCCAAACTATGGCTACACCAGCTACGACTCATTTGGTTGGGCGTTCCTGGCTCTCTTCAGACTGATGACTCAGGACTTCTGGGAAAACCTCTTCCAGCTG aCGCTGCGAGCAGCAGGTAAAACCTACATGATCTTCTTCGTGGTCGTCATCTTCCTCGGCTCGTTCTACCTCATTAACCTCATCCTGGCTGTGGTTGCCATGGCGTACGCTGAGCAGAACGAGGCTACCATCGCTGAGGCCaaacagaaggaggaggagtacGCTCAGATCCTGGAGACgctgaagaagagagaggaggag CAGGCAGCCTGCAGGGCGGCGCTCTTAGAGAAACAAGATCCAGAACTACAGAGCCAAGAGCAAGAACACACCACCATggaag attttGAGGATGAGCAGAGGCCGTGTCCTCCATGTTGGTACGCCTTTGCCAACATCTTCCTGAAGTGGGACTGTTGTGGCTGTTGGCGATGGCTCAAACAGTGTCTCTACACCATCGTCATGGATCCAATCATCGACCTCGGCATCACCATCTGCATTGTCCTCAACACCGTCTTCATGGCCATGGAGCATTATCCAATGACAGAGGAGTTCGAGGAACTTCTGAGTGTTGGAAATCTG GTCTTCACAGGGATATTCACAGCTGAGATGGTCCTCAAACTTCTGGCCATGGATCCATACTTCTACTTCCAG gtgGGCTGGAACATCTTTGATAGCATCATCGTCACCATGAGTCTAGTGGAGCTGGGACTGGCTAACGTTCAGGGCCTGTCTGTGCTGCGCTCCTTCCGATTG ATGCGAGTGTTTAAGCTGGCCAAGTCATGGCCGACCCTCAACATGTTGATAAAGATTATCGGGAACTCTGTGGGCGCTCTGGGGAACCTGACTCTGGTCCTCGCCATCATTGTCTTCATCTTTGCCGTTGTCGGCATGCAGCTGTTTGGAAAGAACTACAAAGACTGCGTCTGTCGCATCGCGCTCGACTGCGAGCTTCCACGCTGGCACATGTATGACTTCTTCCACGccttcctcatcatcttcagGATCCTGTGCGGAGAGTGGATCGAGACCATGTGGGACTGCATGGAGGTCTCAGGACAGACCATGTGTCTGATCATCTTCATGATGGTTCTCGTCATTGGAAACCTGGTG GTCCTGAATCTGTTCCTGGTCTTGTTTCAGGTCCTGAATCTGTTCCTGGCCTTGTTGCTGAGCTCGTTCAGTGGTGACAATCTTGCAGctccagaagaagaaggagaaaacaaCTTGCAGATCGCCATAAACCGGATCAACAAGGCTGTGGCCTGGATTAAGACCTGGATCCTGGGCCATATCTGGACTTTAGTTGGAAAGAAGAACCAAGTTAACCCAGAACAGACCG TGGTTGACGGAGAGGAAAACGACGGGACGATGAAGGAGGTTTTGCCTTTGTCTTCTGTGACCTCTGTGACCTCAGACCAGTCGGTGTCTGAGTCCCTCAGCTGTAACCATGACAACCTGATGACCAGCAACTACCACAACATCGCCTCCCTGAGGGTCCCCATCGCAGAGGCCGAGTCAGACTTTGAGACACctgacaatgatgatgatgatgatgatgatgatgacgaaaaggatgaagaagaagaggaggaagagaaacacTCTCAA GGTGACGAGTCGTCAATCTGCAGCACCGTGCAGAAACTTCCTGAAGTTCAGGAGGACGAAGAACACGAAGACCGTGATGCAAACACACCTGAAGACTGCTGGAGTGaca AGTGTTACCAGCGCTGTCCGTTCCTGGACATAGACACGTCCCAGGGCCGAGGGAAGGTCTGGTCTAACTTCAGGAGAACCTGTTTCTCCATTGTAGAACACAACTACTTTGAGACcttcatcattttcatgatCCTGCTAAGCAGTGGAGCTCTG GCATTTGAGGACATCTACCTGGAGCAGCGTCGGGCCATAAAGACGATTCTGGAGTATGCAGACCAGGTGTTCACCTACGTGTTTGTGGTGGAGATGGCGCTCAAGTGGGTCGCCTACGGATTCAAGACGTACTTCAGCAATGCCTGGTGCTGGCTCGACTTCCTCATCGTAGAC GTGTCTCTGGTGTCTCTGACAGCAAACATCCTGGGATACTCTGAATTGGGAGCCATCAAGTCTCTGAGGACTCTGAGAGCTCTGAGGCCCCTGAGGGCCCTGTCTCGCTTCGAGGGCATGAGG gTGGTGGTAAATGCCCTGGTCGGAGCGATCCCCTCCATCTTTAATGTGCTGCTCGTGTGTCTGATCTTCTGGCTGATCTTCAGCATCATGGGCGTGAATCTGTTCGCAGGAAAGTTTTATTACTGTTTTAACGAGACGTCTGAGGAGGCGTTTGATGCTGCAGATGTCAACAACAAGACTGAATGTTTGGCTCTGATCGAGTCAGACTTCACCGAGGTCCGCTGGAAGAACATTAAGGTCAACTATGACAACGTGGGGATGGGCTACTTGTCACTGCTGCAAGTG GCCACATTTAAAGGCTGGATGGACATCATGTATGCAGCAGTGGACTCCAGAGAT gtggagtCCCAGCCGATGTATGAAGCCAATCTGTACATGTACCTTTATTTTGTCTGCTTCATCATCTTCGGCTCCTTCTTCACCCTCAACCTCTTCATCGGAGTCATCATCGACAACTTCAACCAGCAGAAAGCAAAG ATGGGAGGAACAGACATTTTCATGACGGAGGAGCAGAAGAAATATTACAATGCCATGAAGAAACTGGGCTCCAAGAAACCTCAGAAACCTGTTCCACGACCTGAG AACAAGTTCCAGGGTCTGGTCTTTGACCTGGTCACACAGCAGTTCTTCGATATCTTCATCATGGTGCTGATCTGCCTCAACATGGTGACCATGATGGTGGAGACAGACGAGCAGagtgcagagaaagaaatgatCCTGTACTGGGTCAACCTCACCTTCATCGTCGTCTTCACCACAGAGTGCTCTCTGAAGGTCATCGCACTGCGGCAGCATTATTTCGCCGTCGGCTGGAACATCTTTGACTTCGTGGTCGTCATTCTGTCCATCGTAG GCCTCCTCCTTGCTGACATCATAGAGAAGTATTTTGTCTCGCCCACACTCTTCCGTGTGATCCGATTGGCTCGTATCGGCCGAGTACTCCGCCTTATTCGTGGAGCCAAAGGGATCCGGACGCTGCTATTtgccctgatgatgtcacttcctgcccTCTTCAACATCggcctgctcctcttcctcatcatgTTCATCTTCTCCATCTTTGGCATGTCGAATTTTGCCTACGTGAAGAAGGAGGGCATGATCGATGACATGTTTAACTTCGAGACGTTTGGGAACAGCATGATCTGTCTGTTTATGATCACCACGTCGGCCGGCTGGGACGGTCTGCTGAGTCCCATCATGAACACGCCGCCAGACTGCGAACCCAATGTGGAGAACCCGGGGACAATGGTCAGAGGGAACTGTGGCAGCCCGGGGATCGGCATTGTCTTCTTCACCACCTACATCATCATGTCCTTCCTGGTGGTGGTCAACATGTACATCGCCATCATCCTGGAGAACTTCAACGTGGCCACGGAGGAGAGCGCCGACCCGCTGTGTGAGGACGACTTTGAGATGTTTTATGAAACCTGGGAGAAGTTCGACCCCGACGCATCACAATTTATACAGTACAG TAAACTGTCAGATTTCTGCAACACTCTGAAGGATCCTCTGAGGATCTCCAAACCAAACACCATCAAACTGATCCACATGGATCTGCCTCTGGTCCCTGGAGACAAGATCCACTGTCTGGACATCCTGCTGGCCCTCACTGCACAG GTGTTGGGTGATTCAGGTGAGATGGATGCTCTCAAAGCCAGCATGGAGGAGAAGTTCATGGCCAACAACCCATCGAAG GTGTCGTATGAACCAATCAGCAgcaccctgcggaggaaacaAGAAGAGGTGGCGGCGACAGTGATCCAGAAAGCGTACAGGAAGCACCTCCTGCAGCGGACGGTCAAACTGGCGTCTTACAAATACCGAGAGAAGACGGACGGACGGCGAGACAATGCGCCCCCGCCGGAGACAGAAGGACTGCTCTGTAAACGGATTAGTCAGCTGTATGGACACGATGGGGACACAGACCAACCTGTCTCAGGTGTCTCAGGTGAGGACGGCCCTGCCCGGGTGGAGCTGCAGACTGAGTTTCTCCTCCACGCTGCTCCACCCTTCAACGCCTGCGACTTCCTGCGAGATGAGAACCTGAGGGAGTCTAGCGTGTGA